A stretch of Lactuca sativa cultivar Salinas chromosome 6, Lsat_Salinas_v11, whole genome shotgun sequence DNA encodes these proteins:
- the LOC128126850 gene encoding flocculation protein FLO11-like encodes MDRLHVPIMEDFLLSSIATFHTTKITVTDPTKFSFIGSIPETMLACVSAASNVLQQYRKIPSSGPRELTPAMVRSIDDADKPAKKGKKSDTQKETQVSKPTKGQTPKKRKSDKAAPSQPQPKKQRKAARRLIFQSSSDSDSEYVPPKNKYAPPLESESESSDDEASGRGDTPPRSPTPEIPIRSQPRSPPPVTIPVSIPPIFPIRTSQPSTTIPIPTPILTDTTTTTTTTTTTGSHSTAPTPPVTTEPPTTTKPLSPTPSTDTTPVLGGEDLEFDSTYFSHYRVQSDEDDDKPVTKHHLKAVNDKLDQLFSSSSSGAYSDAALKALFSSVVEEHNVSLTAATKAIDASTSQCQKASLAVEFSTKECKEATAKVDKLIFEAHLFLYSLQAAAQKNSQTVNALVYNLQRSLQIERSNLEAAR; translated from the coding sequence atggatcgtcTTCACGTTCCAATCATGGAGGACTTTCTTCTCTCATCCATCGCCACTTTTCACACAACCAAGATTACTGTTACAGATCCCACTAAGTTCTCCTTCATTGGATCTATTCCTGAGACCATGCTTGCTTGTGTGTCTGCAGCAAGTAATGTCTTGCAACAATATAGGAAGATTCCTTCCTCAGGTCCACGGGAGCTTACACCAGccatggttcgctccattgaCGATGCTGACAAACCAGCGAAGAAGGGAAAGAAATCTGACACTCAGAAGGAGACGCAGGTTTCTAAACCAACCAAGGGGCAAACCCCTAAGAAGCGAAAGTCAGATAAAGCTGCTCCATCACAACCTCAACCGAAGAAGCAGAGAAAGGCTGCTAGGAGACTCATATtccaatcttcaagtgattcagaCTCAGAGTATGTTCCTCCCAAAAATAAATATGCTCCTCCTTTAGaatctgagagcgaaagctctgatgatGAGGCTTCGGGTCGTGGTGATACCCCGCCTCGCTCCCCTACCCCAGAAATTCCAATTCGCTCCCAACCTCGTTCTCCTCCACCTGTTACTATCCCAGTATCCATCCCTCCAATATTTCCTATCCGCACCTCTCAACCATCCACCACTATTCCCATCCCTACTCCAATACTCACAGacactaccaccaccactactactactactactacaggGTCTCATTCTACAGCTCCCACCCCACCTGTTACAACCGAACCTCCTACCACTACCAAACCATTATCTCCTACACCTTCTACTGACACCACCCCAGTTCTAGgtggtgaggacttggaatttgattccaccTATTTTAGTCATTACCGTGTAcagagtgatgaagatgatgataagCCTGTTACCAAGCATCATCTCAAAGCAGTCAACGACAAACTCGATCAATTgttttcctcctcttcctctgggGCTTACTCGGATGCTGCTCTCAAGGCATTGTTCTCCTCTGTTGTCGAAGAACATAATGTCTCCCTTACTGCTGCAACTAAGGCTATAGACGCCTCCACTTCCCAATGCCAGAAAGCCTCCCTCGCTGTTGAGTTTTCCACCAAGGAGTGCAaagaagcgaccgcaaaagtcgataaactaatttttgagGCTCACTTATTTTTATACTCTTTGCAGGCGGCTGCTCAGAAAAATTCTCAAACTGTTAATGCTTTAGTGTATAATCTTCAACGTTCTCTTCAAATTGAACGGTCCAACCTTGAAGCTGCACGCTAA